The genome window TCGGCGACGACATCGTCCAGGCCGTGGGCGCGCATCACCGAGGTAATGTACCGTCGCAGGACGCCCCAGTACTTCTCGAGCTGGTGCAGGGCGTCGATTTCCTGACCCCACAGGTTCGGCCCGATCCGCCGGACTTCGTGGCCGATGGCGGTGTCGAGCGAGTCGCTGAGGCTGTGCGCGGCGTCCGTACTGACGACGAGGGTGCGGTAGCCGCGGGCCGCCGCGGCCAGGGCGGTCGCGGCGGAAACCGTGGTCTTGCCGACGCCCCCCTTGCCCGTGTACAGGATGATCCGCACGCTTCGAGCTCCTTTCGTCCCCCTCGCTATTCTACACCCGCTCTACACGCGGGGCCCCGGCCGAGAAGAGCGACCGCGTCTTCGGGCGTTGATCGCCGGCGCCTCACGCGCGTGTCATCGGTGTTCCATGGTAGCCCCGACAGCGGTGACATGTCGTCGGAGGGGGCATCGCGCGACCCGTGACATGACCATCCATCGTTTGACTTCCGCGACCGCCTACGCCGCAGTCGCCACGCCGTCGGGAGGATTGTCCGGGCGGTCACGGAATCGCGATTTCGTGTTGCCGCCGGTCTCAAGAGACTGGTGCTTTCACACTCGCTTCGAGGTTGTGACGTCCGCTGACGGGACCGGAGCACCCGCGTCTATCTGGGGAGCGCGCTGCCTTCATACGTGAAGTTCATGATCTTCGGGCCGGGGATGTAGCCCATCTCCAACCGCTCCATGCGGAAGCCACTGTCTTCGATCATGGCACCGATCGGCCGGTTCAGGTGGCAACCGCCGCTGATGCGGCGCCAGACTGGTGTCAAACGATCCTGCCATCGATACACGCGCTCCTCGGGCGCACGCCCGTGCTCGGCGAAGACCAGGCGTCCGCTTGGCCGCAGGACGCGGCGCATTTCATTGAGCGCAGCGTCCGCCTGGGAAAATGGTGCACAACGTCCAGGTCGTGACGACAGTATCGATACTCTCGTCATCGAGCGGAATGGTTTCCGCCGACCCCTCGATCCAGGTGACCGGCACGGTCCACGTGCTCGCCGAGCGCTGGGCCAGGGCGATCAGTTGCGGATTCGGTTCAAGCGCCAAGATCTCGCGCACGGGACCGGTATAGAAGGGCAAATTCACGCCCGATCCGACGCCGATCTCAAGCACGCCGCCCTCGGCCATGCCAACCACCCGCTTGCGATACGGCACCAGCCGCCGACTGCGCATCACAAGATCGCAGAGCGGCGGCAACACCACACTGCTACAGAAGCCCATGGAGCGCTCCCTTGACGTTTGGGGGACCCATCCTTCAGCTCAGCGTGCGCTTCATCTCCTCAAACTGCTCTTTGGTGATCTCGCCGCCCGCGTACCGGCGCCTGAGAATCTCCGGCGCACTGTCCTGGCTCGGCTGGCCGAACCCGTGCCGGCCGGTGAGCGTCCGTACGCCGACGACAATGGCCGCGATCACGAGCGCCCAGAACACCAGCATCATGAGCCACCCGCCGATCATCCAGCCCCAACCCCACGGGCCAGGTCCGTACGGCCCATACGGCATCGTACACCTCCTTTCTTCGCCTTGGCACCGTTGTCACGATCCACCGAAATGTCCCCAACGAGCTCGGCGCGACCGTATTCTCTCAGATCGTCAGCGCATTTGGCGGCGTACGCCGGTTCGGGCATCGGGTACTCTCCGAGGCCCGCGTGATGACCGACGAAAGCTACGGCTCCGTTCTTTGCCTGCCTACCTGCTGTCCCGGTCACCGCCGGTGTGTCATGGTCTCGCGCATCCAGCCGACGACTGCAACCGCCGAGCCGAGCAGCAGGACCGCGAGGCCCAGGAAGGTTGCG of bacterium contains these proteins:
- a CDS encoding SHOCT domain-containing protein, giving the protein MPYGPYGPGPWGWGWMIGGWLMMLVFWALVIAAIVVGVRTLTGRHGFGQPSQDSAPEILRRRYAGGEITKEQFEEMKRTLS